A stretch of DNA from Fusobacterium mortiferum ATCC 9817:
GGGAAAGATTATTTTGTGTGGTAGCTTATCTGCCAAAGGCAACAGTTCAATCTGCTAAAGCTGGAATACCATTGCAAATGGGAGTTGTAGGTGGAGAGATAATGCAGGCAATAGCTATATTAAGTGTATTAGTAACTGCACCATTGGGAGCTATTGGAATAGAATCAACTTATAGAAAATTATTAAAAGAGGAGTAAATAGGTAAAATAGGTAAACTATTTTACCTATTTTATTTTTATAAATGTTTGGAAAAAGTTGAATATATTATAATATGAGAACAAAAATTATAAAGAAAAAAATATATTTTTCGGCATAAAAATTGCTTATATACTTAGCAAGTAAGTAAATTAAATTTAGAAGGAAAAAGGGAGGAAAAGATGAAAGTAACAGTTGTAGGAAGTCATCTATGTGAGGATACTAGAAATGCATTAGCAATATTAAAGGAAAAAAATATAGAGGTAGAGTTTTTTAACTTATCTGAAGATTTATCAGCATTAAAAAAATATCTTCAATATAGAGAAACTGAAGCTATGTATGAAGAAGTTAGAAAAAATGGTGGAATAGGAATACCTCTTTTAGTATTAGAAGATGGAACAAAAACATTTGATGTAAATGAGATTTTAAATAGATTAGGATAAGAGAAGAGGCTACTCAGTTTAAAACTATAATTTACACTGGGTAGCTATATTTTCGAGGAGGAGATTATGTCAGAGAAAAAACAAAGTATATGGGAAGCTTATAAGTTTTCTATTTTATTAATAGGAGCAATCTTAATAGGAAGTCTAATAGGAATACATTTTGGAGAAGCTGCTGTAAAATTAAAACCACTTGGAGATTTATTTATAAATGGTATGTTTATGATAGTTGTGCCATTAGTATTTATAACTATCAGCAGCTCGATAGCTGGAATGAATGATATGAATAGATTAGGAAAAATTATGAAAAATCTATTTTTAATTTTCGTTGGAACAGGAGTAGTGGCATTTTTCTATGTGTTTGTAGTTGTAAAAATATTTCCACCTGCAGCAGGAGTAGCTTTAGAGATGCCAGCTGCCGAAGCATTGAAACCTTTCCAAACTGGAGACCAAATAGTTAAAGCTATTACAGTTACAGACTTTCCAGAGTTAATATCTAGAAAAAATATGTTACCACTTATTATCTTCTCAATAGTATTTGGTATCTGTGTAAATATGATAGGAGAAAAGGGAAGAGCAATAGCTCAAGGACTAGAAGCGTTATCAGAAGTTTTCTTAAAAATGATAGGATTGTTAATGTATTATGCACCAATAGGATTAGGAGCATACTTTGCAGCTTTAGTAGGAGAACATGGAAAAGAGTTATTGGGTTCATATGCTAGAGCGATAGCAGTATATTATCCATTATGTTTAGTATATATGTTCACAGCTTTCCCAGTATATGGATATATAGCAGCAGGAAAAGAGGGGATAAGAGCATTAAAACATGTTATCTCGCCAGCTATTACAGCAGTAGCCACTCAAAGTAGTATAGCTACACTACCAGTAAATTTAGAAGCTTGTAAAAAAATAGGAGTACCTAAGGATATTAGAGAGATAGTTCTACCGATAGGAGCAACAGCTCATATGGATGGAACAGTTTTAAGTACAATATTAAAAATCTCTTTCCTATTTGGAATTTTCCAAATACCATTTGAAGGAATAGGAACATATCTAAGTGCATTAGCTCTATCAGTAGTAGGTGGAGTAGTTATGTCTGGAGTACCTGGTGGAGGACTTATAGGAGAGATGTTAATAGTAACTATGTATGGGTTCCCAGCAGAAGCTTTCCCAATTATAGCTACAATAGGATATCTTGTTGACCCATTTGCAACAATGATAAATGCTAGTGGAGATACTATGGCATCAATGTTAGTAACAAGAGCAGTAGAAGGAAAGGATTGGATAAAAAGAAATTTAGGAAATGACTAAAATATTTAGAGATAAATCAAAAATATAGTGTATAATAGTATGGATAGCTTGAAAGATATTTTTGAGCTATCCATTTCTATTAGGAGGGGATTATGCATATTTTAACAGAGATAATAAAAGAGGATATGAAACCAGCATTAGGTGTTACAGAACCTGGAGCTATTGCTTTTGCTGTGGCAAAGGCTAAGAGCTATATAACAGAAGAGATAGAAAAAGTAAAAGTAAGACTAAATTCAGGAATATATAAAAATGCCTTTACTTGTGGGATACCTAATTCTGATGAGGTAGGAAATCTATTTGCAGCAGCTTTAGGAGTAGTAGCTGGGAAAGCAGATAGAGGGTTAGAATCTTTAGAAGATGTTACTAAAGAGGATAATAAAAAAGCTCAAAAATTAATAGATGAAGGAAAGATAAAGGTAGAGTTAAATAGAATTAGCTCAGATATCTTTATAGAGGTGGAAATAATTACTCAAAAAGAAAACTCTATTGTAAGAATAGAAGGAACACATACTAATATTGTTGAGATAATTGTAAATGGAGAAACTATATTTTCAAAGGAATTAGAAAAAAAAGAGGAAAATAAAGAGGAAATAGTTTTACATAGATATAGTGTAAAAGATATTTTAAAGTATATAGATAATGTGGATATATCTGAGATAGAGTTTGTAATGAAAGCTCATGATATGAATATGATATTATTCCAAGAGGGATTAAATAATAAAAAAACTACATTTGTAAAACAACTATGGAAGATGAATGGAGAGAAGATTTTTTCTGATAATTCACTAAATACAGCTCAACTTCTTTGTAATGGAGCTATTGAAGCTAGAGTATTAGGACTAAATAAACCTGCTATGAGCATTACAGGTTCTGGAGCTCATGGAATAATAACAACACTACCACTATTAGCAGAATGTAGAGCCAATAAAATAAGTGATGAAAAGTTAATTAGAGCTACTATGTTAAGTTATCTTATTTGTACATATATAAAAGAGTATTCTGGAAGATTATCAGCGTTTTGTGGTTGTGGAATAGCTGGTGGGACAGGAGTAGCTTGTGGTATAGGATATTTAAGAGGAGCAGGAGCAGAAGAGATTACAAATATTATCAATAATATGTCTGCTGGAATAACAGGTATGATTTGTGACGGAGGAAATCAAGGGTGTACTATGAAGGGGATAGTAGCAGTAGATGCAGCTTTTAGAGCTGTGGAGATGGCTATGAATAATACATATATTTTTAATGTACATGGAATAAATGGAAATACTCCAGAAAAAACTATGATGAATATGGGAAGAATAGCTTCTCCAGGTATGATAGAAACAGAAAAGGTAATAGTTGATATATTTAGAGAGAAATAAATTTCATATATAAAACTTTAAAATTTAAAACAAATATTGATTTTTTAAGCATTTTATTTTATTATATAAGTATACAAAAAAGGTATGGTAATTTTACCATACCTTTTATATATTTTATCAAATGGAGGGAATTAGTGGATATCAGTAGAATTTTAAACCTACAATGTATTTTATTTATATTAATAGCAATAGGGACTATTGCCAGCAAAAAAGGAATAATAAAACCAGAAAATAAAGGGGTTTTAACTGATTTATTAATTTATATATTTTTACCAGCAAATATTATAAGTTCTTTTAATATGAAATTTACATTAGAAGTTTTTATTAAATTTATATTAGTTCTATTATTTGCATGTTTAACTCAAGGAATTTGTATGCTTTTTAGTAGAGTAATGTATAATAACGTTGAAGAAAGAAAGAGAAAAGTATTACAGTATGCAACTATCTGTTCTAATGCAGCTTTTTTAGGATTACCAATAGTAGAGAGTATATATGGAGCCGAGGGAGTAATGTATGCATCAATAGCTATGGTTCCACAAAGAATAGTGATGTGGTCGTCTGGAATATCTTGTTTTACTAAAGCTGAAAGTCTAATGAAAGTATTTAAAAGAGTTGCACTTCATCCATGTATAATAGCTGTATATATAGGAATTTTATATATGTTATCTCCAATAAAATTCCCAGCTCCAATAGAATATACTATAAAAAGTGTAGGAAATTGTACTTTAAGCATTTCTATGATATTAATAGGAACTATGTTAGGGGAGATAGATGATGTAAAATCAATTTTCTCATGGTTATTAGTAAAATATACAATTATTAGATTATTCTTAATTCCACTTGGAGCTGTAACAATTTGTTATCTCTTTGGTTTAGATTATATGGGAACAGGGGTAGTTGTTTTATTGAGTGGTATGCCAGCGGGAAGTACTACTGCAATACTTGCGGCTAAGTTTGATGGGGATTATATTTTTGCTAGTAAGGTAGTAGTATTTAGTACAGTGATGTCAGTTATATCTATATCTCTATGGAGTTTGATTTTACCATATCTTTATTAAAAATAAAAAGAGGCTAGTTGTAATGTACTGCACCCAAAATCTTAGACATCTAAGATGGAGGGTGTAGTTTTTTTATATATAAGGAAATTATAATTTGACTTTTTAAGAGAAAAATAAGGAATTAGTTAATATTTCTATTAGAAGTTTAATAAAATAAGAAAAAATAAATATTTTTGTAATACAAAAAAGCTGATTTTAATCAGCGCTACCAACAATATTCTTTCCAACAAATGGAGCCTTTTGATATATTAAAATATGAAATTCTTCTTACTTTCATTTTAATTTTACAATTAAAACAATAGAAAGGATTTATTCCAAATGTTTTCCAGATTTCTAGTTGATAAAATGTAGTTTTAGTATATTGTAATTTATATTTTTTTATTTTAGAGATAATAAATTTAAGTTCTTNNNNNNNNNNNNNNNNNNNNNNNNNNNNNNNNNNNNNNNNNNNNNNNNNNNNNNNNNNNNNNNNNNNNNNNNNNNNNNNNNNNNNNNNNNNNNNNNNNNNAGCGCTACCGCACAGAGGGCATTGATAAACAATGAAAGCTTTATCAATTGAACAAGCAAGAAATTTTTGAATAGTCTCTTCAATGTAAAGAAAATGATTATAGTAAAAATATTTTTTGACATGAGTTAAAAGATTTGATATATTAATATCGGAGAATATGTGTTTTAAAAGCATGTATATCTCCTTTTGTATATTTTATTTGGCGACTATATTATACAAAAAAAGAGAGCTGAGTAAAGCATTTTTTTAATGCTACTCAGCTTTTTTTATTATAAATAAAGAATTTCAGTTTATTAAACGGTCATATAAAAATAAAATTTTCAAAAAATGAAAATTTTAGACGTGTAAATTTTTTTTATGCTATTATAAAAATATAAAAAAATAAAAAATAGTAGGAGGAAAAAATGAAAAAAAATACAGTTGTAATTGTAGGAGCAGGAAGTACTCATACTCCTGGAATAATCCAAAGTTTATTACAAAAAAAAGAAGAGTTTCCATTAAAAAAATTGATTCTTTTTGATATCGATGAAGAGAGAATGAATATGGTAAAATCGATTATGACTCAGTTTATAGAAGAAGCATATGAAAATTTAGAAGTAATAAGTACCTCTGATTATAAAGAAGCTTTTACTGATGTTGATTTTGTCTTTGCTCAAATAAGACAAGGTGGTCTAAAGATGAGAAGCTGTGATGAAAAAATTCCATTAAAATATGGTGTTGTAGGACAAGAAACTTGTGGGCCAGGAGGATCAATTTCTTATGGAATTAGATCAATTCCAGCTGTTATAGAAATTATAAGACAAGCAAAAAAATATTCACCTAATTGTTGGATTTTAAATTATTCAAATCCAGCTGCTGTAGTAGCAGAAGCAACAAGAAGAGAATTTGGAAATGAAAGAATTTTAAATATCTGCGATATGCCAGTTGCAATTTTATTATCATATAGTAAAATGCTAGGGCTAAAAGATTGGACAGAATTAGACCCTGAATATTTTGGACTTAATCACTTTGGTTGGTTTACAGCATTATATGATAAAACAGGAAAGGATAGATTACCAGAATTAAGAAAATTAATTTTAGAAAATGGAATGACAGCATGTAGTGATAAACATCATAAAGACAAGGATTGGCAAAAAACTTGGAAACAATATGCTGAAATAATAAAGGATTATCCTGAATATTTACCAAATAGTTATTTACAATATTATTTATATTCATCTGATGTTGTAAAAAAAATGGACCCTAGTTATACAAGAGCTGATATGGTGATCAATGGTAGAGAGAAAGAGATGATAGAAGAATATCAAAAATATTTAGCAAATCCATCTGAATATAAAAGCCCAATACAAGAATTTACTGTTTTTGGAGATTTTATAGTAGATGCAGCAGCTTCTATTGCTTATAACAAAGGGTATAGATATTTAGTTATTGTAGAAAATAATGGAGCAATACCTAATTTACCATCAGATGTAATGGTAGAAGTTCCTGCTTACTTAAGAAGCTGGGGACCTGAAGCAATTTCAAGAAAGCCTATTTCAACTTTTTATAAAGGTTTAATAGAAAATCAAGCTGCTTCAGAAAAATTAGCTGTAGATGCATATTTTGAGAATTCTTATGATAAAGCTCTTCAAGCAATAGCAATAAATAAAACAATTCCATCAACAAATATTGCTAAAGCTATTTTAGATGACTTTATTGAAGCTAATGGAGAATATTGGCCAAGATTAGAAAAAAAATCTTATTAATTTAGGGGGAAAAATGGATAAAAATAGATTATTTAGTGAATTTCAAAAATTGGGAAAAGTATTAATGGCTCCTGTTTTAATATTACCAATAGCAGGAATTTTAGTTGGAATTGGAAGTGGTTTTACAAATCCAAAAATATTAGAATTATTTCCTTTTTTAAAAAATTTAACTATATTTTTTAATATTTTAAAAGATGCAGGAAATGTGGTAAATAATAATATTCCAGTAATATTTGCAATTTGTATAGCTTATGGTTTTGTAAAAAGTGAAAAGGCAACAGCAGCTCTTAGTGGTTTTTTAGGATATATGACAATGAATACAATATTAGGAAATTTCCTTATTTATACAGGAAATTTAGATCCTAAAAATTTATTAATAGGTCAAAAACAAATATTAGGAGTATTAACTTTAGATACAGGTGTTTTTGGTGGAATTTTAGTTGGATTCTTAATAGCACATATCCATAATAAATTCTATAAAATACAGTTACCAGCAATATTATCTATCTTTAATGGAACTAGATCAATACCAGCACTTTCAATTATTTTTTCAAGTATTTTAGGAATTATTTTAGCTTTTATTTTTCCACCTATTCAACATTTGTTAATTAAATCTTCTGATATAATTAATTCAATAGGTGCTAGTGGAGCTTTTATATATGGATTATCTGAAAGATTACTTCTTCCATTTGGATTACACCATTTTATTTATCTTCCATTCTTTTTTACTCAATTAGGAGGATATTTAAATATAGATGGAGTTATGGTAGAAGGTGCAGTAAATATATATAATGCAATGTTAAGTTCACCAACAGCTAAATTTGATATAAATATTACAAGATTCGTAATGAATGGAAAAGTTTTATTTGCTATGTTTGGTTTACCTGGAGCTGCATTAGCTATTTATAAAACATCATTACCAAAAAATAAAAAGAAAGTAGCTGCTTTAATGACAGCAGCAGTGTTACCATGTGCTTTAATGGGAATTACAGAACCATTAGAATTTTCATTCTTATTTATAGCTCCAATGTTATTTATAATTCACTCTTTTTATGCTGGAATAGCATATATTTTAACTTATATTTTAGAAATAAATATTCCAGGGCCATCTAGTTTTGGAGGACCTTTACTTTCATTTATATTTAATGGTATACTAAACTCAGATAAAGGATCTCATTGGTATTATCTTTTAATAGTAGGACCTATATATTTTATATTATATTATTTTACTTTTAAAATATATATAGAAAAAAGAAATTTAAAAACTCCAGGAAGAGAAGAAAATTTTGAAACTGGTAATGAAGAAAATTTTGAAGAGGTTAGTGTAAATAAAAATATTTCAACCAAATTACTAAAAGAAATAATAGAAGCAGTTGGCGGAGAAGAGAATATCAAAAAGGTAGATGCTTGTTTTACAAGACTTAGATTAACTTTAGAAGATAATTCAAAAGTTAATGACTTGAAAATTTTTGAAAAATCTTTAGGTGCTAGTGGAGCTGTTTTAGTTGAAAATGGAATTCAAATTATTTATGGAAATAGGGCAAATTTATTAAAGATAGAGATGAGAGAATTTTTAAAACATGAATAACTAGGAGATTTATATGTATTCTTTTTTTTCAAATTTAAAAAAATGTCGAGATAATAATGAACTTTTTCCTAAAATAGAAGTAATTATAGCTAATTTTATTTTGGATAATCATAAAATTATTCCAGACCTTTCTATAAAAGAACTAGCTCAAAGATGTAATACATCAACATCTACTATTTCTAGATTTTGTAAAAGAATTAATGGTAGTGATTTTAAAACATTAAAAGAAGAATGTAGAATATACAACAATTTTTTAGAGGAAAAAGAAATTGTAAAACCTACAAACCAAAGAACATTAAATGAATCTTATATAACTGACTTATTTAAAGCAATGAAGGAAACTAGCCAAGCCAATGATATAGAAAAAATTAAAAACGCAATATTTTGGATTAAAGAAGCTAAAAAGATTTTTTTCTTTGGAACATCTTTTTCAAATATTCTTGCTCAAAATATAAGTGAAAAATTTATGAGATTAGGAAAAAATACAATATGTCCTTTGACAATTTCTTCGCAAAATAATATAATTACTCAAATAAAACCAGATGATTTAGTTGTTATTATAAGCTTTTCAAATAATAATTTTCAAATTAATAGGATTAAAAGAATATTAAGAAAAAAACAAATAAAAACAATATATATATCTTCAAAACAAGATTCTAATTATAATAATGAAATTACTTTACTAGTTTCTAGTTTAAATTATAAAGAATTTGAATCTCCAATAATTCAAGAATTTTCAATTAATTATATTATAAATTATCTTTATTTATTTTATATAGAAAGCAGCTATTTTTAAAAATATTACAATTTAAATAATTTCAAATAAAAAGCTAAAGAAATAAAGAGAGTGTAATTAATTTTGTGTATTTACTCTCTTGATTATTAGAAATTAACCTAGTTAGTAGAGACTGAAGAACTTAGATGTTTTTCAGTCTCTCTTCATATTCTATTGCCAATTGTCCTCTAATTAAGTACCAGTCTCTTGCATATTCTAATTTCCATTTTTCTGTTAAATTCATTGTACATAAGTATAATATCTTCATTAACGCCATATCTGTTGGAAAGCTATTTCTTGTTTTTGTTGCTTTTCTAAAAATTCTATTTAAATTTTCTATTACATTTGTTGTGTACATTATTCTTTTTACTTCTGGGCTAAATTTAAAAAATGTTTTTAACTCATTCCAGTTATTCTCCCAACTTCTCAATGAGTACGGATATTTCTTTTCCCACTTTTCCTTCACTTCTTGTAAAGCTAAATAACTCGCTTCTTCATTTGGCGCTGTATAAATTGTTTTTAAATCTTTTCTAAATTCTTTTTTATCTTTGTAACTTACATAAGTTAGTGTATATCTAATTTGATGAACTATACATCTTTGAATATCTGTTTGAGGATAAACTGCTTGTATTGCTTCTTTAAACCCTGTTAAACCATCTACACAAGTTATTAATATATCTTTTACTCCTCTGCTTTTTAAATCATTTAATACCATTAGCCAAAACTTTGAACTTTCATTAGCTCCAATATAGATTCCCGATATATCTTTTTTTCCTTCCTGATCCACTCCTAGTACAACATAGGCTGCTTTCTTTACTGTTGATTTATCTTCTCTTACAGAAAAGTGAATAGCATCAAGAAATACAAAATAATAAATATCTTCTAAGGTTCTAGTTTTCCATTTTTCAATGCTAGGAATTAATTTATCAGTAATCTTGCTTACCATTTCAGCAGAAACATCAATTCCATAAATTTCATTGATATGTTTGCTAATATCTCTAGTAACCATA
This window harbors:
- a CDS encoding glutaredoxin; translated protein: MKVTVVGSHLCEDTRNALAILKEKNIEVEFFNLSEDLSALKKYLQYRETEAMYEEVRKNGGIGIPLLVLEDGTKTFDVNEILNRLG
- a CDS encoding dicarboxylate/amino acid:cation symporter, with translation MSEKKQSIWEAYKFSILLIGAILIGSLIGIHFGEAAVKLKPLGDLFINGMFMIVVPLVFITISSSIAGMNDMNRLGKIMKNLFLIFVGTGVVAFFYVFVVVKIFPPAAGVALEMPAAEALKPFQTGDQIVKAITVTDFPELISRKNMLPLIIFSIVFGICVNMIGEKGRAIAQGLEALSEVFLKMIGLLMYYAPIGLGAYFAALVGEHGKELLGSYARAIAVYYPLCLVYMFTAFPVYGYIAAGKEGIRALKHVISPAITAVATQSSIATLPVNLEACKKIGVPKDIREIVLPIGATAHMDGTVLSTILKISFLFGIFQIPFEGIGTYLSALALSVVGGVVMSGVPGGGLIGEMLIVTMYGFPAEAFPIIATIGYLVDPFATMINASGDTMASMLVTRAVEGKDWIKRNLGND
- a CDS encoding L-cysteine desulfidase family protein, translating into MHILTEIIKEDMKPALGVTEPGAIAFAVAKAKSYITEEIEKVKVRLNSGIYKNAFTCGIPNSDEVGNLFAAALGVVAGKADRGLESLEDVTKEDNKKAQKLIDEGKIKVELNRISSDIFIEVEIITQKENSIVRIEGTHTNIVEIIVNGETIFSKELEKKEENKEEIVLHRYSVKDILKYIDNVDISEIEFVMKAHDMNMILFQEGLNNKKTTFVKQLWKMNGEKIFSDNSLNTAQLLCNGAIEARVLGLNKPAMSITGSGAHGIITTLPLLAECRANKISDEKLIRATMLSYLICTYIKEYSGRLSAFCGCGIAGGTGVACGIGYLRGAGAEEITNIINNMSAGITGMICDGGNQGCTMKGIVAVDAAFRAVEMAMNNTYIFNVHGINGNTPEKTMMNMGRIASPGMIETEKVIVDIFREK
- a CDS encoding AEC family transporter gives rise to the protein MDISRILNLQCILFILIAIGTIASKKGIIKPENKGVLTDLLIYIFLPANIISSFNMKFTLEVFIKFILVLLFACLTQGICMLFSRVMYNNVEERKRKVLQYATICSNAAFLGLPIVESIYGAEGVMYASIAMVPQRIVMWSSGISCFTKAESLMKVFKRVALHPCIIAVYIGILYMLSPIKFPAPIEYTIKSVGNCTLSISMILIGTMLGEIDDVKSIFSWLLVKYTIIRLFLIPLGAVTICYLFGLDYMGTGVVVLLSGMPAGSTTAILAAKFDGDYIFASKVVVFSTVMSVISISLWSLILPYLY
- a CDS encoding family 4 glycosyl hydrolase, translated to MKKNTVVIVGAGSTHTPGIIQSLLQKKEEFPLKKLILFDIDEERMNMVKSIMTQFIEEAYENLEVISTSDYKEAFTDVDFVFAQIRQGGLKMRSCDEKIPLKYGVVGQETCGPGGSISYGIRSIPAVIEIIRQAKKYSPNCWILNYSNPAAVVAEATRREFGNERILNICDMPVAILLSYSKMLGLKDWTELDPEYFGLNHFGWFTALYDKTGKDRLPELRKLILENGMTACSDKHHKDKDWQKTWKQYAEIIKDYPEYLPNSYLQYYLYSSDVVKKMDPSYTRADMVINGREKEMIEEYQKYLANPSEYKSPIQEFTVFGDFIVDAAASIAYNKGYRYLVIVENNGAIPNLPSDVMVEVPAYLRSWGPEAISRKPISTFYKGLIENQAASEKLAVDAYFENSYDKALQAIAINKTIPSTNIAKAILDDFIEANGEYWPRLEKKSY
- a CDS encoding PTS transporter subunit EIIC, whose protein sequence is MDKNRLFSEFQKLGKVLMAPVLILPIAGILVGIGSGFTNPKILELFPFLKNLTIFFNILKDAGNVVNNNIPVIFAICIAYGFVKSEKATAALSGFLGYMTMNTILGNFLIYTGNLDPKNLLIGQKQILGVLTLDTGVFGGILVGFLIAHIHNKFYKIQLPAILSIFNGTRSIPALSIIFSSILGIILAFIFPPIQHLLIKSSDIINSIGASGAFIYGLSERLLLPFGLHHFIYLPFFFTQLGGYLNIDGVMVEGAVNIYNAMLSSPTAKFDINITRFVMNGKVLFAMFGLPGAALAIYKTSLPKNKKKVAALMTAAVLPCALMGITEPLEFSFLFIAPMLFIIHSFYAGIAYILTYILEINIPGPSSFGGPLLSFIFNGILNSDKGSHWYYLLIVGPIYFILYYFTFKIYIEKRNLKTPGREENFETGNEENFEEVSVNKNISTKLLKEIIEAVGGEENIKKVDACFTRLRLTLEDNSKVNDLKIFEKSLGASGAVLVENGIQIIYGNRANLLKIEMREFLKHE
- a CDS encoding MurR/RpiR family transcriptional regulator — protein: MYSFFSNLKKCRDNNELFPKIEVIIANFILDNHKIIPDLSIKELAQRCNTSTSTISRFCKRINGSDFKTLKEECRIYNNFLEEKEIVKPTNQRTLNESYITDLFKAMKETSQANDIEKIKNAIFWIKEAKKIFFFGTSFSNILAQNISEKFMRLGKNTICPLTISSQNNIITQIKPDDLVVIISFSNNNFQINRIKRILRKKQIKTIYISSKQDSNYNNEITLLVSSLNYKEFESPIIQEFSINYIINYLYLFYIESSYF
- a CDS encoding IS256 family transposase, with product MSILPKETIREIIKSQNFKSANDIHSFLKDIIKDFIQESLEIELDSQLGYEKNDKNFISDNSRNGYSKKKVKSSLGEIELDIPCDRNAEFEPHIVPKYSRDISNLEEKIISMYGLGMVTRDISKHINEIYGIDVSAEMVSKITDKLIPSIEKWKTRTLEDIYYFVFLDAIHFSVREDKSTVKKAAYVVLGVDQEGKKDISGIYIGANESSKFWLMVLNDLKSRGVKDILITCVDGLTGFKEAIQAVYPQTDIQRCIVHQIRYTLTYVSYKDKKEFRKDLKTIYTAPNEEASYLALQEVKEKWEKKYPYSLRSWENNWNELKTFFKFSPEVKRIMYTTNVIENLNRIFRKATKTRNSFPTDMALMKILYLCTMNLTEKWKLEYARDWYLIRGQLAIEYEERLKNI